One part of the Vitis riparia cultivar Riparia Gloire de Montpellier isolate 1030 chromosome 6, EGFV_Vit.rip_1.0, whole genome shotgun sequence genome encodes these proteins:
- the LOC117915988 gene encoding pentatricopeptide repeat-containing protein At5g59600-like — MIKPLLSPNALFSDHLGFLLQRCLKCKALQPGKQVHAMLLASRIDMNILSMSSKLVGMYASCGDLQSARLVLERTQNPNVFAFNWMVSALAFHGYHEEAIGYFSLMQELGIVANKFTFSIVLKQCVGLMDFNKGREVHCVISRTGFGNVVSVANSLIDMYCKCGHVGCGRKVFDGMIERDVVSWTSMICGYCNIGTLEEALVLFERMKVEGLEPNDFTWNAMIAGYARDGDCNGAFVLFSRMVREGLVPDLVTWNAMISGFTQSLKAVEAWRLFQDMLVAGIKPNQVTVTGLLPACGLMGSIHRGKELHGLIYRMGFDMNVFVATALIDVYSKCGTVKDAWDVFDRIPIKNVASWNAMIGCYGKHGLVDSSIQLFERMQAEGMQANHITLISVLSACSHGGLVEKGLTIFRSMKEKYGVEISQEHYSCVLDLLCRSGRMVEAYELFKEMPIEVTDSIVGAFFNGCKIHGRRDLAKLMAEDILRMELKRPGGFVTLSNIYAADGEWEEVENIRKVMKEQGVHKKPGFSWVEKRDGFVESETRNEYKIAETGIGMPS, encoded by the coding sequence GCAAAGATGCCTGAAATGCAAGGCACTGCAACCAGGGAAGCAAGTCCATGCCATGCTGTTAGCTTCTAGGATTGACATGAACATTTTGtccatgagctcaaagctcgtGGGCATGTATGCAAGTTGTGGGGATTTGCAGTCTGCAAGGCTTGTCCTAGAAAGAACTCAAAACCCAAATGTTTTTGCTTTCAACTGGATGGTTTCAGCTTTGGCCTTTCATGGGTATCATGAGGAGGCAATTGGGTATTTTTCTTTGATGCAGGAGTTGGGAATTGTTGCTAATAAGTTCACATTCTCTATTGTGCTTAAACAATGTGTTGGTTTGATGGATTTTAATAAGGGAAGGGAGGTTCATTGTGTGATAAGTAGAACTGGTTTTGGAAATGTTGTTTCTGTGGCAAATAGCTTGATTGATATGTATTGTAAATGTGGGCATGTGGGTTGTGGACGTAAAGTGTTTGATGGAATGATTGAGAGGGATGTGGTTTCTTGGACATCAATGATTTGTGGGTACTGTAATATTGGGACCCTGGAGGAGGCCCTTGTTTTGTTTGAGAGGATGAAGGTGGAAGGATTAGAACCGAATGATTTCACTTGGAATGCGATGATTGCTGGTTATGCTAGGGATGGAGATTGTAATGGTGCTTTTGTGCTGTTCTCTAGAATGGTGAGAGAGGGGTTGGTTCCTGATTTGGTTACATGGAATGCAATGATTTCTGGTTTCACTCAAAGTCTTAAAGCTGTTGAAGCTTGGAGATTGTTTCAGGACATGCTGGTTGCTGGGATTAAGCCCAACCAGGTGACTGTCACTGGACTGCTTCCTGCTTGTGGATTGATGGGCTCGATTCACAGAGGGAAAGAACTTCACGGCTTGATTTACAGAATGGGGTTTGACATGAATGTGTTTGTTGCTACTGCTCTTATTGACGTGTACTCAAAATGCGGGACTGTGAAAGATGCTTGGGATGTGTTTGATAGGATTCCCATCAAGAATGTTGCATCATGGAATGCCATGATTGGATGTTACGGGAAGCATGGTTTGGTTGACTCCTCAATTCAGCTATTTGAGAGGATGCAAGCAGAAGGAATGCAGGCAAATCACATCACTTTGATTTCAGTTCTTTCTGCTTGCAGCCATGGTGGCCTAGTTGAGAAGGGTTTAACTATCTTCAGGTCTATGAAAGAGAAATACGGGGTTGAGATCAGCCAAGAGCATTATTCTTGTGTTCTTGACCTTCTATGCCGTTCTGGCAGGATGGTAGAAGCTTATGAATTATTTAAGGAGATGCCAATTGAAGTTACAGATTCAATCGTTGGGGCTTTCTTCAATGGCTGTAAAATCCATGGCAGAAGAGATTTAGCTAAACTGATGGCCGAGGATATTCTGAGGATGGAGTTGAAAAGACCTGGAGGTTTTGTAACACTGTCAAATATTTATGCTGCTGATGGAGAGTGGGAAGAGGTTGAGAATATTAGGAAGGTGATGAAGGAGCAAGGGGTCCATAAGAAGCCTGGTTTTAGTTGGGTTGAGAAGAGGGACGGGTTTGTTGAATCAGAAACCAGAAATGAATACAAAATTGCTGAAACTGGAATTGGTATGCCCTCCTAG